Proteins encoded by one window of Erwinia pyrifoliae DSM 12163:
- the tri1 gene encoding ADP-ribosylarginine hydrolase Tri1, with protein sequence MPIDLRQPYPLLNSYVFNHYRQYCPAEYHDDIAHDRCLQPDYGRWLSGQNPLPHWLSHPPPQGSEQQRLDRAKGALVGLAVADAVGTTLEFLPRDQQFVSDMVGGGPFQLNAGEWTDDTSMALCLAETYLDLGRLDLTEFRNRLVNWYRQGVNSANGTCFDIGNATRYALEQYLLQGADWFGNTEPHSAGNAAIIRLAPAAIFQRHSLLRTLHDAEQQGRATHGALESLDASRLLARVLCLLLNGADKRTVMAPALCPFNARTALINAGEYQQKSREQIRSSGYVIDTLEAAMWAVWQTDNFRDAVLLAANLADDADSVAATAGQIAGALYGYSAIPLEWRKKLVEEPRIALLAQQLFAAAPVA encoded by the coding sequence ATGCCCATCGATCTGCGTCAACCTTATCCATTGCTTAACAGCTATGTATTTAATCACTATCGCCAGTACTGCCCGGCGGAGTATCACGATGACATTGCGCATGACCGTTGCCTGCAGCCGGATTATGGCCGCTGGCTGAGCGGGCAAAATCCACTGCCGCACTGGTTGAGTCATCCGCCGCCGCAGGGCAGCGAACAACAGCGGTTAGATCGCGCCAAAGGGGCGCTGGTCGGGCTGGCGGTGGCGGATGCGGTGGGCACCACGCTGGAGTTTCTGCCGCGTGACCAGCAGTTCGTCAGCGATATGGTGGGCGGCGGCCCCTTTCAGCTGAACGCGGGCGAGTGGACCGATGACACTTCAATGGCGCTGTGCCTGGCGGAAACCTATCTTGATCTCGGCAGGCTGGATCTGACCGAGTTTCGTAACCGGCTGGTTAACTGGTATCGACAAGGGGTCAACAGCGCCAACGGTACCTGTTTTGATATCGGTAATGCCACCCGTTATGCGCTGGAGCAGTACCTGCTTCAGGGCGCTGACTGGTTCGGCAATACCGAGCCTCATAGCGCGGGCAATGCGGCGATTATCCGTCTGGCCCCGGCGGCGATTTTTCAGCGTCACTCTCTGCTGCGTACCCTGCATGATGCAGAACAGCAGGGGCGCGCCACTCACGGCGCGCTGGAGTCGCTGGATGCCAGCCGCCTGCTGGCGCGGGTGCTCTGTTTACTGCTGAATGGCGCAGATAAGCGCACGGTAATGGCTCCGGCGCTGTGTCCGTTTAATGCCCGAACCGCGCTGATTAACGCCGGGGAATATCAGCAGAAATCCCGCGAGCAGATCCGCTCCAGCGGCTATGTTATTGATACGCTGGAAGCGGCGATGTGGGCGGTATGGCAGACGGATAATTTCCGTGATGCGGTGCTGCTGGCGGCCAATCTGGCCGACGATGCCGACAGCGTGGCCGCCACCGCCGGTCAGATTGCCGGGGCGCTTTACGGCTACAGCGCCATCCCGCTGGAGTGGCGAAAAAAACTGGTCGAAGAGCCGCGCATTGCCCTGCTGGCGCAGCAATTGTTTGCAGCCGCGCCGGTGGCGTAG
- a CDS encoding DNA-3-methyladenine glycosylase I has product MQKNRSDRQPPGLILSADGRPCCFWQPSMPDYHDNEWGRPVVDDRLLFEKVCLESFHSGMSWQMIYHKRENFRRAFDGFDYRRVACYDDEDVARLMADQGIVRNRAKICSAINNARCALALEQEAGSLAAWFWQFAPAAEDRPALIDFDDWQTHKTSPQAIAMSQALKKRGWTWVGPVTAYSLMQALGLVNDHLAGCCCREACETARLLLAGRS; this is encoded by the coding sequence ATGCAAAAAAACCGCTCAGACCGACAGCCGCCGGGACTGATTCTCAGTGCTGACGGGCGTCCCTGCTGTTTCTGGCAGCCGTCAATGCCGGACTATCATGATAATGAGTGGGGCAGGCCGGTGGTGGACGACCGCCTGCTATTTGAAAAAGTCTGCCTGGAGAGCTTCCACTCCGGCATGTCGTGGCAGATGATTTACCACAAACGTGAAAATTTTCGCCGCGCCTTTGACGGCTTCGACTATCGGCGCGTGGCGTGCTACGACGACGAGGATGTGGCGCGGCTGATGGCGGATCAAGGCATCGTGCGCAATCGAGCGAAAATCTGCTCGGCAATCAATAATGCGCGCTGTGCGCTGGCGCTGGAGCAGGAGGCGGGTTCGCTGGCCGCGTGGTTCTGGCAATTTGCCCCCGCAGCAGAGGATCGCCCGGCGCTTATTGATTTTGATGACTGGCAGACGCACAAAACCTCCCCACAGGCGATAGCCATGTCGCAGGCGCTGAAGAAGCGCGGCTGGACGTGGGTAGGGCCGGTAACCGCGTATTCACTGATGCAGGCGCTGGGGCTGGTGAACGATCATCTTGCAGGCTGCTGCTGCCGTGAGGCATGCGAAACCGCCCGCTTGCTATTAGCGGGGCGCTCTTAG